The Phoenix dactylifera cultivar Barhee BC4 unplaced genomic scaffold, palm_55x_up_171113_PBpolish2nd_filt_p 000292F, whole genome shotgun sequence genomic sequence TTTACACTAGTCTAAGAATTAATCATGCTCTAACTTACTAAGCACCCCTTACAATTCTCAAACCCAAAATAAATGTAATCACAACTTACTAAGCACCCATTACAATTtccaaatccaaaataaatgcaAATACAACTTACTCAAAATTAAAGAGATAAGACTTTAACTTCTTGACTAAAGATAGCTTCTTTTACACtgcatcagaaaataaaatagttatttTCTAAATCTAATAAGAGTTTTTTCTATTAGAAGACATACtccatagaatttttttttggtaacaatAAACGAACTCCATAGGATTCGACCATATTGCAGCTTCCATGGGATTGGCGTGCACCTTGTAGTGGGCTGACTTCGAGGGATTTAGGATAATCAATATATCTTTTAGTACATGGATCAACATGATAAGAGAAAATTTTACATATAGGGAGAGAGATAAGATCGATGTATGAGTGAGATTAATTTATCTACACAGATGGGAAAGATAGGGATCTAACTGAAAGGTTGAATAGTTGAAGAGTTAAGACAATTATAAATAGGTAATCAGTCATTAGAATGTTGATGAGGAAGGCATCACATTCTCTTGAAATGAGATGCATCAAGTTATGACACAAGTTAAGCAAATGCTCAGAAAAGCATGACGATTGCAACACTTGGTCAGAAGAAAGAACATTTTCAGTTGTCTTGTAATTGTTAATGGCCAGAAAAAAATTAGGAAACTGAACTCCCATTCAAATTTTTTCAAGGAGTAGATCGTAAGATTACTTTTAACTTCCATTTGCAGCAGAAGTAGTGTCCAACAGAAAGGGAGGTCGGATCATGCCAATTTACCACCTTTTCCCACCGAGATTCATTCCATGTATCCTAAGACATTATGCGATCAAGTGTCTACACAGCGCGCAACATGGCTTTTTGACTCATACCGGAGCagcaaaaaatttaaatcataTAATAAACTATAGAATATAAAAGAGATAACAGTGAAACAAATTAAAACAGCCTATATTTGTCATTTGTGTGCGTTCAAATACAGCATATGGtttccctaaaaaaaaaaaaaaaaaactgcataaGGTATTTTTGACAATATTACATGCAAGTGAAGATGTATAAAGAAAGTTATCTACATATCCTCTTCCACTCTTCCTAGCTGTACCTTTGCTTATTTGTCCTCACACTGCTCCTCCAAGATTTTAGTACCATTCCTAATAGCAAAATGTTTTACAAGACttggaggagggaagaagagagaactCTCCCATGGCCCCATGCATGCATCTCCTTCTTCATGCTACCACCCTGTGCTCGTCAGGAATGTAATTCTTCCAATACCAGTGCTTCTTCCAGACCAGATTCATCTCCTCAATGGGCACATTCTTCGTCTCCGGTAGTAACAGGGTGACGAAGAGCGTCATTACCGCGACGAAGAAAGCAAAGAGCAAGAAGAGGCCGAACTTGAGGTGGCAGAGCGCCACCAGGAAGAACTGGGCAACAATAAACGTCCAGAGGAAGTTGACGCCGACGACGATGGATTGCCCCGCCGATCGGATCTCCAGCGGAAAGATCTCGCTCGGCACGAGCCAGCCGAGCGGCCCCCACGACCAGGCAAACGCCGCAACGTACGTGCAGATGAGCACGACAACCGCATCGGCGTACGGCTTCGACATGACTCCCGTCCCGTCCACGCCGAACTTTACGCCGAGGATCGCCGCGATCGCTACCTGGCTGATCAGCATCTGCACGCCGCCCTCGGCGAAGAGGAACTTCCGGCCGAACCTGTCGACGGTGACGATCGACACGAAGGTGGCCCCGACGTTGACGAGGCCTGTGATGACTGCCGACATGAGCGACGCATTGTCCCCGAAGCCGATCGTCTTGAAGAGCACCGGCGCGTAGAACATGATGATGTTGATGCCGGTGAGCTGCTGGAAAGCCGGGATCGACAACGCCATCACGAGCTGCGGCCGGTAGTGCCTCTGCAGGATGTTCTTCCAGGGGTGCTGCACCTGCTTGGCCGACTCGCTCGCCTCGACCATGTCCTGCAGCTCCTCGCCGACGTCGTCGGTCCCCCGCACCTTCTGGAGAGTCCTCCTGGCCGTTTCGAGCTTGCCCCGCTCGATCAGGGAGTTGGGGGTGTCGGGCA encodes the following:
- the LOC103705198 gene encoding sugar transport protein MST6-like, with the protein product MAGGGLAVQGEVKNYNGKVTFFVIVTCMVAATGGLIFGYDIGVSGGVTSMNVFLEKFFPSVYEDQINAGPSKNQWCSFNSQLLTVFTSSLYIAGLISTFFASTVTRVLGRKASMLCGGAAFLIGSALNGAAVNVVMLIVGRVLLGVGVGFANQAVPLYLSEIAPPNLRGALNIGFQLATTIGILIANLVNYGTNKIEGGYGWRISVALAAVPAGIMTVGALFLPDTPNSLIERGKLETARRTLQKVRGTDDVGEELQDMVEASESAKQVQHPWKNILQRHYRPQLVMALSIPAFQQLTGINIIMFYAPVLFKTIGFGDNASLMSAVITGLVNVGATFVSIVTVDRFGRKFLFAEGGVQMLISQVAIAAILGVKFGVDGTGVMSKPYADAVVVLICTYVAAFAWSWGPLGWLVPSEIFPLEIRSAGQSIVVGVNFLWTFIVAQFFLVALCHLKFGLFLLFAFFVAVMTLFVTLLLPETKNVPIEEMNLVWKKHWYWKNYIPDEHRVVA